In Gadus morhua chromosome 2, gadMor3.0, whole genome shotgun sequence, a single window of DNA contains:
- the LOC115534119 gene encoding galactose-3-O-sulfotransferase 2, producing the protein MALRRWALLVCRRRPTPTALLVALGVAVLLALLPLRPSSRSWRITSGEMREERPGEEPIRRGSPVGLGSDWPRNTTQQTRVTSPPVVFIKTTKTGAGTVQNLLFRLGEREGATFAFPRDSFTFRYPHKFRADFVEELPEGSSQFDLLVSPLRLHLPALRQVMPPDAVYVTVIRDPVATFESVFSTHASEVPAFRLARAAAAATVAATAPPTTPLELFLETPERFWDPGRPGNGLARNPMSFDLGLDSAAGAAGGNSSAWEADLAALEAGLRLVLIAEHLDESLVLLGALLGLEGEELASVRLNARTLSHVTPLGPRARRRARAWNTADALLYDRFLRRLWEQAGRYGAERLRGEVALLRASTERVRRQCVARGGVAPGGLEELLRPRQSPGATVLGYQLRADLSQQELGFCVRLVLPERQYHAHLYFQQYGRDLRPSSTSNPTPNSTRRSTGGT; encoded by the exons ATGGCCCTCCGTCGATGGGCCCTGCTGGTCTGCCGGCgccgccccacccccaccgccctcCTGGTGGCGCTGGGGGTCGCCGTGCTCCTCGCTCTACTGCCGCTACGACCGTCCAG CCGTTCCTGGAGGATAACATcaggggagatgagagaggagaggcccGGCGAGGAGCCAATCAGAAGGGGCTCCCCGGTGGGCCTGGGCTCTGATTGGCCAAGGAACACCACCCAGCAGACCCGGGTCACCTCCCCTCCCGTCGTGTTCATCAAAACCACCAAGACGGGCGCGGGCACGGTGCAGAACCTGCTGTTCCGcctcggggagagagagggcgccaCCTTCGCCTTCCCTCGCGACAGCTTCACGTTCAGATACCCTCACAA GTTCCGGGCGGACTTCGTGGAGGAGCTCCCTGAAGGCTCCTCCCAGTTCGACCTGCTGGTCAGCCCGCTGAGGCTCCACCTCCCCGCGCTCCGCCAGGTCATGCCCCCGGACGCCGTCTACGTCACCGTGATCCGCGACCCCGTGGCCACCTTCGAGTCCGTCTTCTCCACCCACGCCTCCGAGGTTCCCGCCTTCCGGCTGGCCcgggccgctgccgccgccaccGTCGCCGCCACCGCCCCGCCCACCACGCCCCTGGAGCTCTTCCTGGAGACCCCGGAGCGCTTCTGGGACCCCGGTCGCCCCGGCAACGGCCTGGCCAGGAACCCCATGAGCTTCGACCTGGGGCTGGActcggcggcgggggcggcgggggggaacTCTTCGGCGTGGGAGGCCGATCTCGCGGCGCTGGAGGCGGGGCTCCGGCTGGTGCTGATCGCGGAGCACCTGGACGAGTCACTGGTGCTGCTAGGCGCCCTGTtggggctggagggggaggagctggccTCGGTCCGCCTCAACGCCCGCACCCTGAGCCACGTCACGCCGCTGGGGCCCCGGGCGCGGCGCCGCGCGCGGGCCTGGAACACAGCCGACGCGCTGCTGTACGACCGCTTCCTGCGGCGGCTCTGGGAGCAGGCGGGGCGCTACGGGGCGGAGCGGCTTCGGGGGGAGGTGGCCCTGCTCAGGGCCTCCACCGAGAGGGTCCGGCGGCAGTGTGTGGCCCGGGGCGGCGTGGCCCCCGGGggcctggaggagctgctgaggCCCCGGCAGAGCCCCGGGGCCACGGTGCTGGGGTACCAGCTCAGGGCCGACCTCAGCCAGCAGGAGCTGGGCTTCTGCGTGAGGCTGGTGCTGCCGGAGAGGCAGTACCACGCACACCTCTACTTCCAGCAGTACGGGAGGGACCTGAGGCCTAGCTCCacctctaaccccacccccaaCTCCACCCGCCGCAGTACGGGAGGGACCTGA